Within Thermodesulfobacteriota bacterium, the genomic segment CTGAGTCTCATTTATTACCATCTTTTCAAGATTAAGTACAAGTCTGATTGATGTTACATCAGGATCTGAAAAGACCTGATGAATTGAGTTAAGCTGGGTGAACAAATTCTCAACAGCATTGTATGTGTCGTCTTCTGGAAGCGGCATGTCTGACACTACTTTTACAGCCGGGCGCACCACTTTCAGCACTTTGCGCTCAATTGGGAAAACCTTAACCAGCCACCACCTGGCTACATCTGGAAGTGAAAGGAGCTTAAGAGTCTCGCCCGTGGGCGCGCTGTCTACAATTATGACATCATACTTTTTCTCTACATAATGGTTATATACCCAAAGAAAAGAAGCAACCTCTTCCATCCCTGGGAAAACGCTAAATTCCTCTGCCAGAATATTGTCAACTTCCATCCAGTTAAATACCGATTGTATATAACTGGTGAGTTTGCCCCAATATTTATCAACTGAGTAGTAAACATCTATTTCTTGAGCGTAGACATTTTTTGCAACCTTAACCGGCTCCGGCCCAAGCTCTTGAGCAAAGACGTCTCTTAGGCTGTGAGCAGCATCAGTTGAGATAACTAATACTTTATTCCCCTTTGTAGCTGCTTGAAGCGCTGTTGCGGCGGCTACTGTAGTTTTTCCAACCCCGCCTTTTCCGGTGTAGAGGATTATTCTGCACATTGTATATATAGAGTACCTAAAATACTCATCTTGACATAAATCTTGTGGAGCTTAATATAATTAGGCTATATAAATTAAAAGAGGTCGGACCAATGTCAGAAGAAAATACTAAAAAACCAAACTCTTATCCATTTCTTTTTGTCTTACTAGCTTTGGGAATAATGACAGCAACTGTTTTGCTAGCAATAGGCGGAATTTACTTCAGTTTCATTAACCCATCATTCTAAGAATTGGTATCGCAGATTTTTACAACTTAGCTTTGTTTCGCCGGATTATAAGTGATATACTGCACACTAGGAGAAATAGATGAGTGAATTCAGCGCTCCCGGCCCGCAATCCCCAACAACTGATACTACAAATGCGCAAGCAGCGCCCACAGCTTCGCCTAAATCCAATTTTGCCAAATCATTTCGCTCAGAAGAGGCAATACTCGTTACTCTAATCATACTTTCCACTGTTGGTATAGCTATTACTAACTTTAGACCATTTATAAGTTTTTACTTTTGGGTCTCGATGGTGCCAGTTTTATTTCTGACAAGCCTTTATATCGGCTGGACAAAGGCCAGGAAAAGAGGCGAGGGCATATCAAGGATTATCTGGGTACAGCTTCTCCACTGGGTCGGGTTATTAGCAGCAATAGGACTCATTTACCTCTTATATTCTTCAACTGGACGCATAGACAATAATCAGCTTGCACTATTAACGCTTCTTTCGATAGCGCTTGCAACATTTTTAGCAGGGGTTCATTTTGAATGGCGCTTTATGGTTGTTGGCGTAATACTTGGCGCGGCAGTTGCCGGCGCAGCATTTATTGAGCAGGTTGTATGGATGGTTGTGATACCTGTTGCGGCTCTTATAGTGCTTGTAATATTTTGGTGGAAAAGAAGTTTATAAATTAAACAGTCTTAGTCCCAGGTAATTCTGCGGCAGATGTAGCTAATTCCTTACCTCTCCAATTTGCCCACTTCTTTTTAAGATAGATATTAAGATCGTCCAGCATTAAATACAGACATGGTATAAGTATCAAAGTTATAAATGTTGCAAACACAAGTCCAAACCCTAGAGCAACTGCCATTGGGGCTAGGAAAGCTGCTTCACCTCTGAATTTAATCATTAGTGATGCTAGACCTCCAAAAGTTGTAACAGTCGTAAGGACGATCGGTCTAAATCTGTGCTTAGCAGAAAACGCTACAGCTAAAACTCTATTCATCTTTTTGTACCGGGCATTAATAAACGTCATCAGAACCAAACTGTCGTTAACGACAATTCCCAAGAGAGCTACAACTCCTATAAGTGCAGGAAGAGTAAGCGGCTCACCTCTAAGTAGAATCCCTACCATAACTCCAATAAGCGCAAACGGCAGAACGGACATGATAATAAAAGGCTGGGCGTATGATCTTAGCATACTGGCCAGAATTATATATATCAGGAGCACTGCTATTATTGCAGCTCTTTGAATACTCTCTAATGATTCTCTTGTTTGCTCTTCTTCCCCGCCAAAAGCGTAACTGTATCCTCCATAGTCTTGGAGCTTTTCATCCAGGAAGGCAGAAATTAGATTGTTGACTTCGGTTGCGGTTGTTGCCTGCTCATTTATCTCAGCGGTAATCCTGACGGATCTCTCCAAGTCGTAGCGGGAGATATTTAACATGCTGGGCTCAGTGGTCATCGTTACTACATTACTAAGCGGCACCCATCCACCTTCAGAGGTCGGGATTTGATAGGACTCCAATAACGTCATTAGATTTCCAGAAGGCAATTCATACTTAACAATAATGTCTGCCTCCTCGGTGCCTATTCTTGTTTGTGAAACCGTAAGCCCTTCCGCCGCCGCTCTGATGGCTCTAGCAATAGTAGTGGTATCAAGTCCATAAATTGCGGCCCTGCTTTCATCAACATTAATT encodes:
- a CDS encoding ArsA family ATPase, yielding MCRIILYTGKGGVGKTTVAAATALQAATKGNKVLVISTDAAHSLRDVFAQELGPEPVKVAKNVYAQEIDVYYSVDKYWGKLTSYIQSVFNWMEVDNILAEEFSVFPGMEEVASFLWVYNHYVEKKYDVIIVDSAPTGETLKLLSLPDVARWWLVKVFPIERKVLKVVRPAVKVVSDMPLPEDDTYNAVENLFTQLNSIHQVFSDPDVTSIRLVLNLEKMVINETQRAFTYLNLYGYPVDSAIVNRVMPPHLDHPYFNEWKKFQKGYMKDVKHLFSSIPIHEGPLHSKEVLGKDALSEFGKELFSDNDPAQIYHKGKPYEIHKQDDTYSLVMNLPFVSKEEVKLHQVGEELTIQIENQRRNIFLPKFLAKLNVENANLEHGVLTVTFENPES